The Streptomyces kanamyceticus genome window below encodes:
- a CDS encoding glycosyltransferase family 39 protein yields the protein MAPIVLPFAAALAVGLWGIERQNSMWRDESVTYQVAHRSLGDIWALLGHIDAVHGLYYLVMHAVFSIWDGGLLALRLPSVVAAAVAAAGVAALGARLGGPRVGILAGLVSTGVPMVQQYAQEGRSYAMVYAAVVWATYFLVRALAQPQCHWWWPYTGALVLAGWLHEFAALTLAAHGAALWLLRTARPIWRRWTRCSAGVLGGLLPLAVASVGQSERQLGWLGRPSLTEWWHFAAVSGAGLLLAWMLRRGRMTAALDAQDRPLVVFATTLLTIPTGLLMTVSLVKPWYVDRYVLYTMAGLALLMGAGLDLAIRRCQRLARPWRAGVAGLTIVAAVAILLPWSLLMRMPESRKDDVVAISEAVDRDAREGDGVLFMPARRREWLMSHSSVYQRLNDLALAESPAASRTLQGTELSAVGIRRQILASDRILALSDPAGQPIDLDRQEAVKRRVLTADFQVCERTRLRGAQLVVYARPGKCGQA from the coding sequence GTGGCTCCGATCGTCCTTCCCTTCGCGGCCGCTCTAGCCGTGGGATTGTGGGGAATCGAACGCCAGAACAGCATGTGGCGGGATGAGTCCGTCACCTACCAAGTAGCACATCGGTCCCTGGGCGACATCTGGGCTCTGCTCGGGCACATCGATGCCGTGCACGGCCTGTACTACCTCGTCATGCACGCGGTCTTCAGCATCTGGGACGGCGGACTCCTCGCCCTCAGGCTGCCCTCGGTGGTGGCAGCGGCGGTGGCAGCTGCAGGAGTAGCAGCGCTCGGTGCACGACTGGGTGGCCCTCGCGTCGGGATCCTAGCCGGGCTGGTGTCCACCGGGGTGCCCATGGTGCAGCAGTACGCCCAGGAGGGCCGCTCGTACGCCATGGTGTACGCGGCTGTCGTCTGGGCGACCTATTTCCTCGTGCGTGCCCTCGCCCAACCGCAGTGCCATTGGTGGTGGCCGTACACCGGTGCCCTCGTCCTGGCCGGGTGGCTCCATGAGTTCGCCGCGCTGACACTTGCCGCGCACGGGGCCGCTCTCTGGTTACTGCGCACGGCACGTCCGATCTGGCGTCGGTGGACCAGGTGTAGTGCAGGCGTACTTGGAGGGTTGCTTCCGCTGGCTGTGGCGAGCGTTGGGCAGTCAGAACGGCAACTGGGTTGGCTGGGACGCCCGAGCCTGACCGAATGGTGGCACTTCGCTGCGGTCTCCGGAGCCGGACTGCTCCTTGCGTGGATGCTTCGTCGTGGCCGGATGACCGCAGCCCTCGATGCCCAAGACCGCCCGCTGGTTGTCTTCGCGACCACCCTGCTAACCATCCCAACGGGCCTGTTGATGACGGTGTCTCTCGTGAAGCCGTGGTACGTCGATCGCTACGTCCTCTACACCATGGCGGGGCTCGCGCTGCTCATGGGAGCTGGTTTGGATCTGGCGATCAGGCGCTGTCAACGGCTCGCTCGGCCCTGGCGGGCTGGAGTCGCTGGTCTGACGATCGTCGCGGCAGTGGCGATCCTGCTGCCGTGGTCGCTTCTCATGCGGATGCCGGAGAGCCGCAAGGACGATGTCGTGGCCATCTCTGAGGCCGTCGATCGCGACGCCCGTGAAGGGGACGGAGTGCTGTTCATGCCGGCGCGGCGTCGCGAGTGGCTGATGTCGCATTCGTCGGTATATCAGCGACTGAACGACTTGGCGCTCGCTGAGTCTCCTGCGGCCTCACGCACCTTGCAAGGCACTGAGCTCAGTGCAGTTGGCATCCGTCGGCAGATTCTGGCCTCGGACCGGATCCTCGCGCTGTCCGATCCCGCAGGCCAGCCGATCGATCTGGACCGGCAAGAGGCGGTGAAGCGGAGGGTACTCACGGCCGACTTCCAGGTGTGTGAGCGGACGAGATTACGCGGTGCTCAGCTCGTCGTCTACGCCCGCCCCGGCAAGTGCGGGCAGGCGTAA
- a CDS encoding glycosyltransferase family 39 protein, protein MDEAVTYDMAHRPLPVLWATLGHTDAVHGLYYLLVHGVFVLWEGGVVALRLPSVIAMACTAAGVAAIGRRLAGPRCGLVAGAVFALLPPVQRYAQEGRSYALVTALVVAATWVFLQACARPRSATWAAYAALTLLSILLHEFAVLALVAHGVTLLVAPVPRMVARAWIAASCCSVALATPLVLLSMRQSQQVAWIEVSVTGDATGFVLLAVVGLACATLVTWFNTHKHLMRSASLGLPSLALPLLVVPPAMLLLVSAVKPLYVDRYVLYAQTGLALLTGAAVDVLWRVPRRRRGVFLVAVAVAVLAVEVPVATHLRSSASRVDDVTAISRAVAQVASPGDGVLFLPGSRRVWLLQRTPESLGLIDLSLAASPRTSRTLYGTEASPAVIRHRMLRVSRVVVLRDPVREGAESTAGERTKPRVLEQWFATCSSRELRTARIEVHARDGKC, encoded by the coding sequence ATGGACGAGGCCGTCACGTACGACATGGCCCACCGACCGCTGCCCGTGCTGTGGGCAACGTTGGGCCACACCGATGCCGTTCACGGCTTGTACTACCTGCTGGTGCACGGCGTATTCGTCCTGTGGGAGGGCGGCGTCGTCGCACTCCGGCTGCCATCTGTCATCGCCATGGCGTGCACCGCAGCCGGTGTTGCCGCCATTGGCCGGCGGCTTGCGGGCCCGAGGTGCGGATTGGTGGCGGGCGCCGTGTTCGCCCTTCTGCCCCCAGTACAGCGCTACGCTCAGGAGGGCCGTTCCTACGCCCTGGTGACGGCGCTGGTGGTCGCCGCCACATGGGTCTTCTTACAGGCCTGCGCACGTCCCCGCTCAGCCACGTGGGCGGCCTACGCGGCGTTGACCTTACTGTCGATCCTGTTGCACGAGTTCGCCGTTCTGGCTTTGGTCGCGCATGGCGTGACGCTGCTCGTCGCCCCCGTGCCGCGCATGGTGGCCAGAGCCTGGATCGCAGCCTCCTGCTGTTCTGTAGCTCTCGCTACGCCTCTGGTGCTGTTGAGCATGCGGCAGTCTCAGCAGGTCGCTTGGATCGAGGTATCCGTCACGGGTGATGCGACGGGGTTCGTGCTGCTGGCCGTCGTCGGACTTGCGTGTGCCACGCTGGTGACCTGGTTCAACACCCATAAGCACCTCATGCGGTCGGCCTCGCTCGGTTTGCCGTCGCTCGCCCTGCCCCTGCTGGTCGTACCGCCCGCGATGCTCCTGCTGGTATCCGCGGTGAAGCCCCTCTATGTCGATCGGTATGTGCTGTACGCCCAGACCGGGTTGGCCCTGCTGACAGGAGCGGCAGTCGATGTGCTGTGGCGCGTTCCGCGTCGCCGCCGAGGTGTGTTCCTAGTAGCGGTGGCCGTCGCGGTCTTGGCAGTAGAGGTACCTGTGGCGACGCATCTGCGGAGCTCGGCCAGCCGTGTCGACGATGTCACGGCCATCTCCCGTGCAGTGGCGCAGGTGGCCAGCCCCGGCGACGGGGTGCTCTTTCTGCCTGGCAGTCGGCGGGTGTGGCTGCTTCAGCGAACACCTGAATCGCTCGGGCTCATTGACCTGTCTCTGGCCGCCTCACCTCGCACCTCCCGCACTCTCTATGGCACTGAAGCGTCTCCCGCAGTAATTCGGCACCGCATGTTGCGTGTGTCACGCGTCGTGGTGCTGCGTGATCCAGTGCGTGAGGGGGCGGAGTCAACCGCGGGTGAGAGAACCAAACCGCGCGTGTTGGAGCAGTGGTTTGCAACATGCAGCAGCCGAGAACTGCGGACCGCCCGCATTGAGGTGCACGCCCGTGATGGGAAGTGCTGA
- a CDS encoding TniQ family protein produces the protein MFRVRPLPYEATASYLKRLAGIYRLTLSQLLDGCGITLNGHGTPPTAELALSPAAAHHITILGRIPMAHLTHALPWLPHPGSPGPGPTAHWKPLDALHRPVAACTLCTRRHSQGTTGAAWVHRPWHQLVCPRHHQAAPDPRLDIPVHTKTVPELVTAHHSHRRLLRHPRGKSAWMTARAITTRWYDQQQHLTERWHHRLNQLSVLNMHLDRVGNASAVLLARDLVIYPETVILARALAALPRYRTQRPSEALTAIGHRLGLSRFAPTTSDALATYLTHTRR, from the coding sequence GTGTTCCGGGTACGGCCCCTGCCGTACGAAGCGACCGCCTCCTACCTGAAGCGCCTCGCCGGGATCTACCGACTGACGCTGTCCCAACTCCTCGACGGCTGCGGCATCACCCTGAACGGACACGGCACCCCGCCCACAGCCGAACTGGCCCTCTCCCCCGCAGCCGCCCACCACATCACCATCCTGGGCCGCATCCCGATGGCTCACCTCACCCACGCCCTGCCCTGGCTGCCTCATCCAGGCAGCCCCGGCCCCGGGCCGACCGCGCACTGGAAGCCTCTCGACGCCCTGCACCGGCCCGTGGCCGCCTGCACCCTGTGCACACGGCGCCACAGCCAGGGCACGACCGGGGCCGCATGGGTCCACCGGCCCTGGCACCAACTGGTCTGCCCCCGCCACCACCAGGCAGCCCCCGACCCCAGGCTCGACATCCCGGTCCACACCAAAACCGTGCCCGAACTGGTCACGGCCCACCACTCCCATAGACGGCTGCTACGACACCCCCGCGGCAAAAGCGCCTGGATGACGGCACGTGCGATCACCACCCGCTGGTACGACCAGCAGCAGCACCTGACCGAACGGTGGCACCACCGGCTGAACCAACTGAGCGTGTTGAACATGCACTTGGACCGTGTGGGAAACGCTTCAGCCGTGCTCTTGGCCCGTGATCTCGTGATCTACCCCGAAACCGTCATCCTCGCCCGCGCCCTCGCCGCACTCCCCCGCTACCGGACACAGCGTCCAAGCGAGGCCCTCACCGCGATCGGGCACCGCCTCGGACTCTCCCGGTTCGCCCCCACCACCAGCGACGCACTGGCCACCTACCTCACGCATACACGCCGCTGA
- a CDS encoding TniB family NTP-binding protein translates to MSTEDVADGDGQAQAGAVTVWDGFARFATTPVVTPPGPGAPARSLAERLAYHSQFVTVRTPAIDMLATQVRALMLLGRHQQVTARPSLIVTGPAGAGKTTALLQVGRACHLARRRRQGESAAGGQVPVAYVLVPPAASAKTLALEFARYLGIPATARMSQAQVVNSVCHTYTQVGVRLVMIDEIHRLNPRTTTGAQSADLLKDLTERIGATFVYAGIDVTSTPLFTGVRGEQLAARASLVDCDSFPAREGEHEPFKDLVRALENALDLRHHRSGSLVRLAPYLHARTAGRIGSLARLVKQAALAALLDGTERITRVTLEAVRLDHLAEQHYRPRVPTRSGSR, encoded by the coding sequence GTGAGCACCGAGGACGTCGCGGACGGCGATGGACAGGCGCAGGCCGGGGCAGTAACGGTGTGGGACGGGTTCGCCCGCTTCGCCACCACACCCGTCGTTACTCCTCCTGGGCCCGGGGCGCCCGCGCGCAGCTTGGCCGAACGCCTGGCCTACCACTCGCAGTTCGTCACCGTACGCACCCCGGCGATCGACATGCTGGCCACACAGGTACGCGCCCTGATGCTGCTGGGCCGTCACCAACAGGTCACCGCACGCCCGTCCCTGATCGTCACCGGCCCCGCCGGGGCCGGGAAGACCACCGCGCTGCTCCAGGTCGGACGCGCCTGCCACCTCGCCCGCAGGAGGCGCCAGGGCGAGTCGGCCGCGGGCGGGCAGGTCCCGGTCGCCTACGTGCTGGTGCCGCCCGCCGCCAGTGCCAAGACTCTCGCGCTGGAGTTCGCCCGCTACCTCGGCATCCCCGCCACCGCCCGGATGTCCCAGGCCCAGGTCGTCAACAGCGTTTGCCACACGTACACGCAGGTGGGTGTGCGGCTGGTGATGATCGACGAGATCCACCGACTCAACCCTCGCACCACCACCGGTGCCCAGAGCGCCGATCTCCTCAAAGACCTCACCGAGCGGATCGGCGCGACGTTCGTGTACGCGGGCATCGACGTCACCAGCACGCCGTTGTTCACGGGGGTACGCGGGGAGCAGCTCGCCGCACGCGCCAGCCTCGTCGACTGCGATTCCTTCCCCGCACGTGAGGGTGAGCACGAACCGTTCAAGGACCTGGTACGGGCACTGGAGAACGCACTCGACCTACGCCACCACCGGTCCGGGAGTCTGGTGCGGCTGGCACCGTACCTGCACGCCCGCACCGCCGGGCGGATCGGATCCCTGGCGCGTCTGGTGAAGCAAGCGGCCCTGGCCGCGCTGCTGGACGGCACCGAACGCATTACCAGGGTCACCCTCGAGGCCGTCCGCCTGGACCACCTCGCCGAACAGCACTACCGGCCCCGGGTCCCGACCAGATCCGGCTCCCGGTGA
- a CDS encoding transposase, whose translation MHVVYQGRTFQVAALRGQQVSLLDEGGADTSLLLNRLFADPGFGVVGARAADAVPQWGLFETVPVAEQQRALAWLPHIREVETGWPHPEGGREGQVMREEYDPERWTLAQREAAKAKEMTALGFPRVTRLTVQKMRLVYRKQGLWGLVDKRTVPSRGRSLTGYADERVVAAVLEGLRQQRGRSKGTVKGLQVLVGQILEETHGRGVVEMPSRSSFYRLVSVLADPADRLGYGARTATAPGRGPAAPVVLRPGEQVQIDTTRLDIMAVLEDGSLGRPELSIAVDVATRSILAAVLRPHGTKAVDAALLLAEMAVPRPARPTWPAALHLSRAQVPYARMLSLDERLEGAAARPVIVPETIVVDRGKIYVSESFVAACETLGVSVQPAPPRRPQAKGVMERTFGSINDLFCQHVAGHTGSSVLRRGRDTMAEAQWTIPQLQDFLDEWIVCWQNRPHEGLRHPVLAKTVLTPNEMWAALITVCGYVPVPLTGADWLELLPVRWQPVTERGIRIDYRTYDHEVLDPHRGRRSDAVVKDGKWEVHYNPHDARQLWVRLSDEQLHEIPWIHRDHVHQPFNDQMWRHVQGEVAQRGDREQHEADLADALDQLLRRTRASAGKPPKRRGRKSPITAPGPAAVFEGLAVGLPAPRQSAAPDDRQPGEPAPAPRAVQDGVADPAGGERTMQRGPGGGWEWEGESLDDLAATETTARTGAGAPEGANTGTAAADARGDGYGLWDAEAEAEQW comes from the coding sequence GTGCACGTCGTCTACCAGGGGCGGACGTTTCAGGTGGCCGCGTTGCGGGGGCAACAGGTGTCTCTGCTGGACGAGGGCGGCGCGGATACGTCGTTGCTGTTGAACCGGTTGTTCGCCGATCCAGGCTTTGGGGTGGTAGGTGCGCGGGCGGCGGATGCGGTACCGCAGTGGGGTTTGTTCGAGACGGTGCCGGTGGCGGAGCAACAGCGTGCGTTGGCGTGGCTGCCGCACATCCGGGAGGTGGAGACCGGGTGGCCGCATCCCGAGGGTGGCCGCGAGGGGCAGGTGATGCGGGAGGAGTACGACCCCGAGCGGTGGACGCTGGCACAGCGGGAGGCGGCCAAGGCGAAGGAGATGACAGCGCTCGGGTTTCCGCGGGTGACGCGTCTGACAGTACAGAAGATGCGGCTCGTGTACCGCAAGCAGGGGTTGTGGGGGCTGGTTGATAAGCGCACGGTGCCTTCGCGTGGCCGGTCTTTGACGGGTTATGCCGATGAGCGGGTGGTGGCGGCGGTGCTGGAGGGATTGCGCCAGCAGCGGGGCCGCTCGAAGGGAACGGTGAAGGGACTGCAGGTGCTGGTCGGGCAGATCCTGGAGGAGACACACGGGCGCGGGGTGGTGGAGATGCCGTCACGGTCGTCGTTCTACCGGCTGGTGAGCGTGCTGGCGGATCCGGCGGATCGGCTGGGGTACGGGGCGCGGACGGCCACCGCGCCGGGACGGGGGCCCGCGGCGCCGGTGGTGTTGCGGCCCGGGGAGCAGGTCCAGATCGACACCACCCGGCTGGACATCATGGCCGTACTGGAGGACGGAAGCCTGGGACGTCCTGAGCTTTCGATCGCGGTGGACGTGGCGACACGGTCGATCCTGGCGGCGGTGCTGCGGCCTCACGGCACGAAGGCTGTGGATGCGGCGCTGTTGTTGGCGGAGATGGCGGTTCCCCGTCCGGCGAGGCCCACCTGGCCGGCAGCGTTGCATTTGTCGCGGGCGCAGGTGCCGTATGCGCGGATGCTGTCCCTGGACGAGCGGCTGGAAGGGGCGGCGGCCCGCCCGGTGATCGTGCCGGAGACGATCGTCGTGGACCGCGGGAAAATCTATGTCTCCGAGAGCTTCGTCGCCGCGTGCGAGACGCTCGGGGTGAGCGTGCAGCCGGCCCCGCCACGGCGGCCACAGGCCAAGGGTGTGATGGAGCGGACCTTCGGTTCGATCAACGACCTGTTCTGCCAGCACGTTGCGGGCCATACCGGGTCCAGTGTGCTGCGCCGGGGCCGGGACACTATGGCGGAGGCACAGTGGACGATCCCGCAGCTGCAGGACTTCTTGGATGAGTGGATCGTCTGCTGGCAGAACCGGCCGCACGAGGGCCTGCGGCACCCGGTGCTGGCCAAGACGGTGCTCACCCCGAACGAGATGTGGGCCGCTCTGATCACCGTGTGCGGGTACGTGCCTGTGCCGCTGACCGGTGCCGACTGGCTGGAGTTGCTGCCGGTACGGTGGCAGCCGGTGACCGAGCGCGGCATTCGCATCGACTACCGCACCTACGACCACGAAGTCCTCGACCCCCACCGAGGCCGGCGCTCGGACGCCGTGGTCAAGGACGGCAAGTGGGAGGTCCACTACAACCCGCACGACGCCCGGCAGCTCTGGGTACGTCTGAGCGACGAGCAGCTCCATGAGATCCCGTGGATCCACCGCGACCACGTCCACCAGCCGTTCAACGACCAGATGTGGCGCCACGTCCAGGGTGAAGTCGCCCAGCGTGGCGACCGTGAACAGCACGAGGCCGACCTCGCCGACGCCCTCGACCAGCTCCTGCGCCGCACCCGCGCCAGCGCGGGGAAGCCCCCGAAGCGACGGGGTCGCAAGAGCCCCATCACCGCACCCGGCCCCGCGGCCGTGTTCGAGGGTCTCGCTGTCGGTCTGCCGGCACCACGACAGTCGGCCGCCCCGGATGACCGCCAGCCTGGAGAGCCTGCCCCTGCGCCACGTGCCGTGCAGGACGGCGTGGCAGACCCGGCAGGAGGCGAAAGAACGATGCAGAGAGGGCCGGGCGGAGGGTGGGAATGGGAGGGCGAGAGCCTGGACGACCTTGCCGCCACGGAGACGACGGCCAGGACCGGCGCGGGTGCGCCGGAGGGAGCAAACACCGGCACAGCGGCAGCTGATGCCCGTGGCGACGGGTACGGGCTGTGGGATGCCGAAGCGGAGGCCGAGCAGTGGTGA
- a CDS encoding TnsA-like heteromeric transposase endonuclease subunit — MGRAVFAGCAWPGTPLAVRREGRGVTCGGRCAAGEGLGRGGRFQQSCRTSDAVVVGAGGHIGAVRGTGAGVGVPGGAGASWGPGWWWSASTGRHVVHGSAAMRTQLMLLDRESAVTGLAGRPARFVWRDETDGRVHSWVPQVFARYADGTGLFADCPSGPASGGARAQRAGVVLEAACARVGWAYRRLEPPPAVVAGNLRWLAGYRHPRYRRTPGLQAAVAEAFAVPRPLFEGAASVGDPLQVLPAIYHALWSGQLVTGLDEPLHGGSLVGVPAGGGPGRGSEAGIDMLGGE; from the coding sequence GTGGGACGGGCGGTGTTCGCGGGATGTGCATGGCCGGGTACGCCCTTGGCTGTCCGGCGTGAAGGGCGCGGAGTTACGTGTGGTGGCCGGTGTGCTGCTGGGGAGGGGCTCGGGCGTGGAGGTCGCTTTCAGCAGTCCTGCCGGACAAGTGACGCAGTTGTCGTGGGAGCAGGCGGTCACATCGGTGCGGTTCGAGGCACTGGCGCCGGTGTCGGCGTTCCCGGTGGTGCCGGAGCGTCGTGGGGTCCGGGCTGGTGGTGGTCGGCGAGTACCGGGCGGCATGTGGTGCACGGGTCGGCCGCAATGCGCACGCAGCTGATGCTGCTGGACCGGGAGTCGGCAGTGACCGGCTTGGCGGGGCGGCCCGCTCGGTTCGTGTGGCGGGATGAGACGGATGGGCGGGTGCACTCGTGGGTGCCGCAAGTGTTCGCCCGGTACGCCGACGGCACCGGGCTGTTCGCGGACTGCCCCTCGGGTCCGGCCTCCGGCGGGGCCCGGGCGCAGCGGGCAGGCGTCGTGCTGGAGGCGGCGTGTGCGCGGGTGGGGTGGGCGTACCGGCGGCTGGAGCCGCCGCCAGCGGTGGTGGCCGGGAATCTGCGGTGGCTGGCCGGGTACCGCCACCCCCGGTACCGGCGGACACCCGGGCTGCAGGCTGCGGTGGCCGAGGCGTTCGCCGTGCCGCGGCCGCTGTTCGAGGGGGCGGCGTCGGTGGGTGATCCGCTGCAGGTCTTGCCTGCCATCTATCACGCCTTGTGGTCGGGGCAGTTGGTGACGGGACTCGATGAGCCGTTGCATGGCGGATCGCTGGTGGGTGTGCCTGCCGGTGGTGGCCCGGGACGTGGATCTGAAGCGGGGATCGACATGCTGGGTGGGGAGTGA
- a CDS encoding DNA-binding protein, translated as MSFLCRIADRYGLEEKALLSGWRWRGHRPRHEGGGLRADAEVLLDAAGRRALSGLCGVGEKALARALPSWGRQDPQLAAGQDGAARGLWRVGGAVVGPVAFGCRLCATRRTGAAVCVVRYAQRWERVCVRHGRWALDADADQPLEYLDVRGIAEVGAAQRRWWGVVRRAVRAGVDAGEVFGLAYAVVARWWEGAYGWEREEIWPRRLHQVAGGNAGADLEWWRVVGRDAVIFPEVVAVADALLDPVMAELVWADSGGARPLGVDGAFGRRLGERVGRGWLGPLIAVDHGGLLLAWMGTVVRLRRHPGGQPGPFARFEENLWWVRQEHQPSTMAAGLRVVSRERKAPGSGTNWRAVVPAEQRFTITNLLGEAEEQLQQLHGAQVGRTAEVARHLLEGLSRGTDLLDQALERVMVAAVNAGVPLEEVARWARLSEEEAEEVLRSDRGTDNQYR; from the coding sequence TTGTCGTTTCTGTGCCGGATCGCTGATCGGTACGGGTTGGAGGAGAAGGCGCTGTTGTCCGGGTGGCGGTGGCGCGGGCACCGTCCTCGGCACGAGGGTGGCGGGCTGCGGGCTGATGCGGAGGTGCTGCTGGATGCGGCGGGCCGGCGCGCGCTGTCGGGGCTGTGCGGGGTCGGGGAGAAGGCGCTGGCGCGGGCGCTGCCGTCCTGGGGGCGTCAGGACCCCCAGCTGGCGGCGGGCCAGGACGGTGCTGCTCGGGGGCTGTGGCGGGTCGGGGGCGCAGTAGTGGGGCCGGTGGCGTTCGGGTGCCGTTTGTGTGCGACGCGGCGTACCGGGGCCGCGGTGTGTGTGGTGCGGTACGCGCAGCGGTGGGAGCGGGTGTGTGTACGGCACGGGCGGTGGGCTCTGGACGCGGACGCTGATCAACCGCTGGAGTACCTGGACGTGCGGGGTATTGCGGAGGTGGGGGCGGCGCAGCGGCGGTGGTGGGGTGTGGTGCGGCGGGCGGTGCGGGCGGGGGTGGATGCGGGTGAGGTGTTCGGGCTGGCGTATGCGGTGGTGGCCCGGTGGTGGGAGGGGGCGTATGGGTGGGAGCGGGAGGAGATCTGGCCGCGGCGCCTGCACCAGGTTGCGGGCGGTAACGCAGGGGCTGATCTGGAGTGGTGGCGGGTGGTGGGCCGGGATGCGGTGATCTTTCCGGAGGTGGTGGCGGTAGCGGATGCGCTGCTGGATCCGGTCATGGCGGAGTTGGTGTGGGCGGACAGCGGGGGTGCGCGGCCGCTGGGCGTGGACGGGGCGTTTGGCCGCCGTCTGGGCGAGCGGGTGGGAAGGGGGTGGCTGGGGCCGCTGATCGCGGTCGACCATGGGGGTCTGCTGCTCGCGTGGATGGGGACGGTTGTCCGTCTGCGGCGCCACCCCGGGGGTCAGCCCGGGCCGTTTGCGCGGTTCGAGGAGAACCTGTGGTGGGTGCGGCAGGAACACCAGCCATCGACGATGGCCGCCGGACTGCGAGTTGTGTCCAGAGAGAGAAAGGCCCCGGGATCGGGGACGAACTGGCGCGCTGTGGTGCCCGCGGAGCAGCGCTTCACGATCACCAATCTCCTTGGCGAGGCCGAGGAACAGCTGCAGCAGCTACATGGTGCGCAGGTCGGCAGGACTGCCGAGGTGGCCCGGCACCTGCTGGAGGGTCTGAGCCGTGGCACGGATCTGCTCGACCAGGCGCTGGAGCGGGTCATGGTGGCCGCCGTGAACGCCGGAGTGCCGCTGGAGGAGGTGGCCCGGTGGGCTCGGCTGTCCGAGGAGGAGGCGGAGGAGGTCCTCCGGTCGGACCGGGGCACAGACAACCAGTACCGGTAG